The DNA segment CATCCATCAGCTTAACCCATTCCCCAAAGAAAGAAATTGACCGAATGTTCTCCTCAAGCTGAAAATGAAGTATTAACAAAATTGCTCAGATGGCACGAGCAAGAAATGTCATGATGAGATATTCCTAATATAGGCATGATAATACACAATTCTGGAAAAGGATCAAATTGACAGGCAGCAACATCAGCATCTATACTATTTAAAGCAGTCAAGTAGACAGGACAAACCCAAAGGTATAAAAAGTGATGGAAAACTAATACATCGTATCAATCCATCAACACAACCACCATAATATGTAAGCCCACATGATTAGTTAAATAAAGCCACAAACACGCTATACAAAATCTACTCAAGTACATAAAGTTACTTAAAGCAGCAAGGCAATCAAAGGCTGGGCATACTTAAATAACTACTTTACAAGTGATTTAGTTCCTGTTGCCAGGGCTGAATTTCATAACAAAAGAAATAGTGAGCTGTATAAAGCTGTGAattcataaaacaaagaaaagaagtcaCAGAGACGTCTAATTTAGTTGAGTGACATCATtgtcaattttttctttatcatatcTATGTCATTCACCATCTTTTGGCCCATATGAATCATCATCAACTGTTGCAGGAAGTATAACTTATATGGGAAACTAGATAGGCCAAAACAAAtccaaaactaattaaattccTAACATGTGACTTAATCAACATTGAATGACTATTAGAAAAACgcaaaaatataacattaaaacaaattaaatttttaacaatcaCCTACTTCAAGTAAAAGTGGTTTGATAGCACTAAATGTTGAGGCCTGTTCCACTCGCTTACGCCATTGCCTTCTGTAGATTGAACTTAGGAAGGGCCCAACTACTAAACCACGTAAACATTCCTCCATGTATATAATGTAGGTTGCAATACTAGGGAGTACTCCCTCCGCACTTTTTATAGGAGAAAAACCAGCAAGCACTTTTGTAGCACTCTTTGTGGCACTTAGAGCAGCATGATTTAACATGCATCCTCTCTTGCTTGAAGCAGGGGCTTTACAAGAAATGCACCAGCCACACCTTTCTCTTGGAACCTCCACAGGCTTCTTCTCAGAACTTGGCCAAAAAAATCGTGAGGCTGCTAATGAGAATGCTTTTGCTTGCAAGTAAGTGTTTCCAGATGCCAATTTCCTCTGATTGTCTGACACATGGCCCTCTGACCTAGATTCCTCTGAGGAAAGAAGGGCAAATTTAGCAGCCGCTGATGCAGCAAATTCACCATGTATATAGTAATTCATGTACGACAAAGGCTTATAGGAGAAACCCATGTAGGCAAAACCATTGGTTACATTGCGTTCACAGTTTTCAAAACTGGCTTGAGTGCTTTCTTTGGTTTGGAAAGAAATATTTATGGGAAACCCTGTATGGTTTGCATGTGCATAATAACTAAATTGACCATGTACTGAAGAACACTTGCCAGGATCTACCTCTGTTGGCCTACCATCAAAATTTCCATGCTTGATGTTGGAATGATGACTAACAGAAACAGAAGCAGAATCAGCTGAGAGGATGGACTCGATCCTACTGCTCTCAGGAAGCTTTGTAGTCACAACAGGGTACTCACTACTGCTACCATTGCCATTACACTGAAGAGCAGAACTTGGGGTGGAAACTGATGAAGCATCAAGAGATGGCACCAAATTGTCACAGTAAGCTGTACTAGCAGAGGTTAATGGATACTCTTCCTTCATCAAATTGCCTTCACCCACAGGAGGAAGTAAAAAAGGGGAAGGCTTAGTCTCTTCCTTTATATTTGCTGAGTTCACATTTGCTCCACTTGAAACAGAATGAAACAACAAACTTTCTGGAACACTCCAATATTGAAGCACTGCCATGCAAATATCATGGTATATTGGTCTGTACTGCAAGGATGCATAAAGCACTTGGAGAACCTTGGGGATGTCATTCTGATTGTAGTACCTAAGACAGGATTCGGCATTGCCAATATTCAGCCTGCAATAAGGCAAGTTACAAGATCATAAGGATATGACATCAGAAGTCGAAGtgagtaaaaaaattaagaaaagtttCAAGTCCAAAGATTTTAGAACCGAACTTCAAATCTCATTAATGTCAGAAATACCACCTACTGATAGcataacaaaacaaacaaaaattaagcaCAAAGATGTTGAGCATACACAAGTAGATGTTCACAAGTTCCCATGAAGAGTTGCCCATACAAATCCTTTCCAAATATTTCAGCCCCTCGAAGTGATGTTCCCTTTGCAATGGTTGGCCCCAACATATTTATTTTGCACTCTGGACAATACCATGGCCCTTCTGgtatatgattttttaacaCACCAATACACCTTGAATGATAAGCAGAGGGACACCCATCACAACAAAGCAGGATCCCATCCATGCCACAGAGGCGGCATTCATCTCCATTTCTATCTACATCACCATCTTCAGTGCTTTCTGTACCTCTGGAATATGAAATAAAGCTTCCAGGTTGGTTTAGAGCATTTGAAGCTGAAACAAGCTTTGTAGCTTCTTTATCCTCAGACGCTGAAGTAAAGGTGTATCTTGGCTCGACCCTTCTAAGCCCAACTTCTGTAGGAAGGATATCttctccatcatcatcatcaatccCAACCTCTGATTCTCTCCGAATgttcatttcatttaaaatatccTCAGATTCCAAAACATCATCACAGAGAATTTGCAATATCATCAGCTTCCTACTGACCGGCAGTAAATAATATTCTACAGTGGACACCTCTTGGTAAAATGCTTTCCACTCATGAGAATACGTGCGTCCACTGACTACCAAATATTGTATAAGGAAGACTGGCCATGTCACTGGATCCAGCAAGCTCCATTCATTGCACCTGCAAatacatcaaacaaaatatCTTTTCAAACATGACGATTTTGccaaataaaagagtaaataacACACTATAGTGGTGCCATTGCAATGTAGCAGAGAGTAACTTTAGACAGCTGCTATGGAATTCAATTCAAACAGTAGAGTGGTATTCAATAGCAGTCATCGCAGCTGCAATAGTGGCTTACTGCGTGCTTTAACAGCACTACCATCATATAGTCTCGCATAGACTCCAAAAACCCATTCTTAGCCCTTAAACAatgttgtttgatttatttagtTTACATTATATAGCAGAAAGTGGCAGAAAGCCAATAATCCACTATATCAATTATATATGacatatataattgaaatatatggTTTAGATATATGTAAATTTTAGGTTGCATgcaactaaaactaaaaatagacTAAAGTTcacataatattgattcaaaacTTCAATTGGCCAGAGACATGCCACAGAAAACAAGAATAGCAGATTCAAAGAACTCCACCACGCAAAGGCACTATATCAGCTATCTAACAACTCTATCACTATCCTGCTAAAGTGTTCGAGGAGTTAGCAACTACATCCCCCTTCCAAATCTAAAATTGATAACTGTGATATAAGTGTACGCAAGCTATTCATGCTAACAATCACATAGCAGTAGACGAATAGGTATACTACCTTAGGCATCTTGATGCTCGCTCTGAGCCCTCTGATGAGAGGAATTCAAGGTGCTGCCTCAAAACTCTCATCAGCGACAGATGAATTGCGTCAAATAGTGAATTCGTGACCTGGTAATTCAGGGCACCGATGAATTCGTCCAGAGTAAAAGGCTGTAGGAACAACCGTATACTAAAGGATCTCAGGAATCCATATACAGAGAATACCAGTGAGACACATTGTTCAGGAACCCCAATGGTACCTGATGACACCGGCAACTCAGGTGGTGGTGGCAGGGTCTCAGCCTCAGCACCAGAATCCATTCCCTGGCCAGTGCCAGAATCACTCAAAGAATTGACAtcctcatcatcttcttcctcatttttttcaatcatcAATCCACCATCGTTCAATTCACAAACTCCAGCCCTAGATTCCTCCTTAATGGATTCAACTGGTCCTTTCTGTGAACCAATTCCGGTCTTTCCACCATTCTTTGACACCAATTCTTCTAACTTCTCCTTTCTCCCCGCCAAATCACCATTAATTTCACCCTCTTTTACTAGTATAGAGCGGACCTCACCGCTGTCAAGGTCCTCTGAATCGCCATCCTCGTAACAAACTCTATAAAGACCGCTTTCATAGTACACTACTTTTCCCAGGAATACTCCATTCCTgggaaaatttttcaaaacgaACCTTCCTAACAAAGCCACAGGAGGTCGTGTTCCCATGGACGCCAGTTTCTTTGCTTCGTTCTCATTCTCTTCGTCATTTCTTCTCCTCTTCCTCGGACGCCCCCTCGGTCTCGCTACGGGCGCCTCCATCCTAGGAAAATTAGAACCCTAAGATAGATTTTCCTTTGATTTAGGCTTTCCAGCACAAAATTGATTCAAAAGCTAGGGTTCAATCAGATCCTGCAGAGACATATGCAGCCAGCAACAGTTGaagataagtgagagtgaaGACGAAAATCGAAGTTCAGATTGAAGAGAAattgggaaaatgaagaaaggaaTTCTGAGAGATTGGaaatggagaagaagaagaagtagatAGGGCTCGAAAATCGAGTGAAGAGTTGAAGATAAATGGAATAGAGTGTAGTTGTTAGGGCTATAAGGTGTGAGAGAAGTAGAAATGGAAGGGATAACCCTACCCTAGTGAAGAAAATGCACACTGGAAAACAATGAATTTGATTTGGTTTGTTCTAGACTCAGTGGCCGAGTTCGGTTTTGGTTAATCTTTCTAGAACGAGTCGTAAGTGTGTTGACTCGTTGAGTCCGAGTTGGGCACCAACACACATGAGTCAGCTCCATTTCACAAGGTATATGTAATAGAAAAAAGTACTCATCTGACGCGCTATTGTGTTTACATGCTGTTGCTGACTCAACTCACCATCctatgaaatgaaattttaatttgaatgaaattataaataaaaaactgtaACCATTTTGCCGGGAAAGCATTAGATTTAAAAGGTATATTTCTTGTAGGTTTTTCTCTCCTTATTTTATCAACCATTGATAATTAAGGGTGAAAATGATCTAGGTGTCCGTGTCCAAAGCCTTTTTAATTTCTAAGTTTCATGggtaatttattttacatttcttatggagttttatttttgaagtgaGTATGATATTTACATGTAATAATTGTCTACTACAAGCAatagttgtttaaaaaaaattatttaaaagataatgttTAATTGAA comes from the Vigna radiata var. radiata cultivar VC1973A chromosome 2, Vradiata_ver6, whole genome shotgun sequence genome and includes:
- the LOC106756041 gene encoding DDT domain-containing protein PTM — encoded protein: MEAPVARPRGRPRKRRRNDEENENEAKKLASMGTRPPVALLGRFVLKNFPRNGVFLGKVVYYESGLYRVCYEDGDSEDLDSGEVRSILVKEGEINGDLAGRKEKLEELVSKNGGKTGIGSQKGPVESIKEESRAGVCELNDGGLMIEKNEEEDDEDVNSLSDSGTGQGMDSGAEAETLPPPPELPVSSGTIGVPEQCVSLVFSVYGFLRSFSIRLFLQPFTLDEFIGALNYQVTNSLFDAIHLSLMRVLRQHLEFLSSEGSERASRCLRCNEWSLLDPVTWPVFLIQYLVVSGRTYSHEWKAFYQEVSTVEYYLLPVSRKLMILQILCDDVLESEDILNEMNIRRESEVGIDDDDGEDILPTEVGLRRVEPRYTFTSASEDKEATKLVSASNALNQPGSFISYSRGTESTEDGDVDRNGDECRLCGMDGILLCCDGCPSAYHSRCIGVLKNHIPEGPWYCPECKINMLGPTIAKGTSLRGAEIFGKDLYGQLFMGTCEHLLVLNIGNAESCLRYYNQNDIPKVLQVLYASLQYRPIYHDICMAVLQYWSVPESLLFHSVSSGANVNSANIKEETKPSPFLLPPVGEGNLMKEEYPLTSASTAYCDNLVPSLDASSVSTPSSALQCNGNGSSSEYPVVTTKLPESSRIESILSADSASVSVSHHSNIKHGNFDGRPTEVDPGKCSSVHGQFSYYAHANHTGFPINISFQTKESTQASFENCERNVTNGFAYMGFSYKPLSYMNYYIHGEFAASAAAKFALLSSEESRSEGHVSDNQRKLASGNTYLQAKAFSLAASRFFWPSSEKKPVEVPRERCGWCISCKAPASSKRGCMLNHAALSATKSATKVLAGFSPIKSAEGVLPSIATYIIYMEECLRGLVVGPFLSSIYRRQWRKRVEQASTFSAIKPLLLELEENIRSISFFGEWVKLMDDWLVEFSMVQSATSTLGTAQKRAPSGRRYKKRSATDEATTEGRPENFVWWRGGKFTKFIFQKAILPKSMVRKAAREGGSRKIPAIFYADGIEIPKRSRQLVWRAAVQMSRNASQLALQVRYLDFYLRWSDLIRPEQNIQDGKGQETEASAFRNANICDTKLVEGKNCYGIVFGSQKHLPSRVMKNVIEIEQDPKGKEKYWFSEARIPLYLVKEYEEGKGNMPYNEGQHLNTASGLHRKRLKTICKDIFFYLTCKRDNLDVESCSVCQMGVLIRDATKCNACQGYCHEGCSTSQIVSANEVEYLTTCNQCYHARLLAQKENSNESPTSPLLLRGRENNSGTVLKRSRPRTLDQAPKSSKTKANNPMKQVTSVTSLKRTKAKRSEQEPTTGINDNHLDIQQVASVETSAAKRHRKNCSWGIIWKKKHNEDSDDFMLRNILLKGSSNIPGLKPVCHLCRKPYTSDLMYICCETCQNWYHAEAVELEESKLSSVLSFKCCKCRRIKSPVCPYSDLKPKKQEGKRSRTKAKKEHSGADTDSGAISDMRECEVATPVFPVYDDTSTFSAEDPSHVFPDEDPTTVFPVEDDRLLFSLTSVELVTEPKIEGDMEWNGVSAPGLQKLPVRRNVKNEGDDVSFEGGVPLDAEFSTYDGETGNLSNPAEESIPLEYTSAVDLDNKLPNDSENENYDDYMDFEPHTYFSVTELLQSDDGGQFEGVDMSEDLSGYMENSSTTTLIPESCDDASLADKSAPTTYTGHRCMQCSQMEPAPDLRCEICGILIHSQCSPWVELPSLGSWRCGHCREYGNN